The genome window AGAGTTCTGACTATGTCCTGCAGAGATACCTTTGGAGATAATAGTACTCTTGGTGTTCTTACCAATGTGAATCATCTTCGTACCAGTATCAGCCTCCTGATAGTTATTCGTTACTGCAACAGAATAGAATTCTGCCTGTGAGTTGTCACCCTTCAGTATACAAGAGGGGTATTTCCAAGTAATAGCCGAACCCGTCTCCACCTGTGTCCATGACAGTTTTGAGTTCACTCCTCGCAGTTCACCACGTTTCGTAACAAGATTCAACACACCACCTTTACCGTTCTCATCACCTGGATACCAGTTCTGAACAGTAGAGTATTTAACCTCAGCATTGTCCATCACAACGATTTCCACTACTGCCGCATGAAGCTGGTTCTCATCACGCATAGGAGCAGTACAGCCCTCAAGGTAGCTAACATAGGAATCATCATCAGCCACAATCAGCGTACGTTCGAACTGACCCGTATTGATTGCATTGATTCGGAAGTACGAGCTCAATTCCATCGGACAGCGAACTCCCTTGGGAATATATACAAAGGAGCCATCACTGAAGACTGCAGAATTAAGTGCTGCAGAATAGTTATCACGATAAGGAACTACACTTCCAAGGTACTTACGCACCAAGTCGGGATGCTCTTTGACAGCTTCACCGATAGAACAGAAGATAATTCCCTTCTCTGCCAGCTGCTTCTTGAAAGTTGTCTTCACTGACACAGAGTCCATAATGGCATCAACAGCCGTACCACTCAGCGCCAGACGTTCCTCCAAAGGAATACCTAACTTATCGAAAGTCTTTGCTAACTCGGGATCCATCTCCTTGTTCTTTGGCTTCTTCGCCAACGGATCTGCATAATAAGAGATTTCCTGTAGATGCAGTTCAGGAAGATGCAAGTGTCCCCAAGTCGGTATGGGGAGCGTCTCCCAGTAACGGAAAGCCTTCAAACGAAAATCGAGGAGCCATTCCGGTTCCCCTTTCTTCTGCGAAATAAGTCGAACGACATCCTCGTTCAGACCTTTCGGAATGACCTCCGTATGTACATCAGTCGTAAAGCCGAACTCATACTTCTGCTCTGCAACCTTCTTTACAAATTCATTATTCTTGTTCTCAGACATTTGTTTTTGGGATTAAAGAGAGGGTTGTCACACGGGAGTTAAAAGAGCTGGAAGAACTTAGAGGGAGTCAGAAGGGATTTAAAGCCTACACCTATATCGGCTATATGCTTCCTGATATCCCTAACGTTTAGCCCTTCTAAATACAATGTTCACCATTCCTATACCTATTGTTTGACGCACTTAAACCTATCGTTCATATTCATCCAACAATAAGTTCCCGGTCTCCACCATCTCTATTCTCAACATTTATATACACTATGTGCGCATACAATATGTATGCCACAATGTTCAATGGCAACATTTGTTACCACAAAGAAAAAACCGTCTTTACTCCGTTAATGGAGAAAAGACGGTTTTTTATGTTATTACAATTTCTGCTCAACCTCAATCTCCGTGAAGGTCTCAATGATATCACCAACCTGCAAATCATTGTAGTTGACAAGTGAGATACCACATTCAAGTCCTGTTGCGACTTCCTTCACATCATCCTTATAACGCTTCAAAGCATCAATAGGAGCAGTATGGACAACAATACCGTCACGCACTACGCGACCCTTATCCTTGTTGTGAACCTTACCTTCAGTAACCATACCACCGGCAACCGTTCCAACCTTGGAAATCTTGAAGACTTGCTTAACCTCAAACTGACCAGTGACAATCTCCTTCTTCACCTTGTCAAGCATACCAACCATGGTTGACTTCACATCATCAAGAGCGTCATAGATGACAGAATAAGTATTGATTTCAACACCTTCATGGTCAGCCAGACGGCGTGCATCAGCAGAAGGACGAACCTGGAAACCGACAATGACTGCATCAGAAGCTGATGCCAACATGACATCGTTCTCAGAAATCTGACCTACAGCCTTACTGATGACATTCACATTAACCTTCTCCGTTGACAGCTTGATGAATGAGTCAGACAATGCCTCGATAGAACCGTCAGTATCACCCTTCACGATGATGTTCATCTCATGGAACTCACCACGAGCGATTCGGTGAGAGATATCAGACAGTGTAAGACGGGTCTGCGTACGCAAGCCCTGCTCACGCTGCAGCTGTTCACGTTTGTTGGCAATCTCACGAGCCTCCTGCTCTGTCTCCATGACATGGAAGGTGTCACCAGCTGTCGGTGCACCGTTCAGACCGAGGATGATAGCCGGCTCAGATGGTCCGGCACTCTCGATACGCTGGTTACGCTCATTGAACATAGCCTTGATACGACCCCATGAAGTACCAGCAATAACGTTATCACCGATTTTCAATGTACCGTTAGACACGAGAACCGTACTAACATAGCCACGACCCTTATCGAGTGAAGACTCTATGACAGTACCCGTTGCCTTACGATTAGGATTTGCCTTAAGGTCAAGCATCTCAGCCTCAAGCAACACCTTGTCAAGAAGTTCGTTTACACCGACACCCTTCTTGGCACTGATTTCCTGACACTGATACTTACCTCCCCACTCTTCAACGAGCAGATTCATCTGTGACAAGTCCTCACGAATCTTATCCGGGTTAGCTCCCGGCTTATCAATCTTATTGATTGCAAATACCATTGGAACACCAGCTGCCTGTGCATGTGCAATAGCCTCTTTGGTAGTAGGCATCACAGAGTCGTCAGCTGCAATGATGATGATAACGATATCCGTTACCTGTGCACCACGGGCACGCATGGCGGTAAACGCCTCATGACCCGGAGTATCAAGCAAGGTTACCTTGCGTCCATTCTCCAATGTCACTCCATAAGCACCAATGTGCTGGGTAATACCACCCGCCTCTCCGGCAATCACATTCGTATTGCGGATGTGGTCGAGCAAAGAAGTCTTACCGTGGTCAACGTGACCCATGACAGTAACGATTGGAGCACGTGATACGAGATCGTTCTCATCATCCTCCTCCTCGCTAACAGCCTCCTGTACTTCAGCACTTACATACTCCGTCTTGAAATCGAACTCATCAGCAACAAGGTTGATGGTCTCGGCATCCAGACGCTGGTTGATAGACACCATAATACCGACAGACATCAAGGTAGAGATGACATTCGTTACAGGTACATTCATCATCGTTGCCAACTCTGAAACAGTAACGAACTCTGTCAGCTTCAACACCTTGCTTTCCTTGCGCTCTGCCTTAGCCTCAGCATTGAGACGTTCCTGAACAGCATCACGCTTCTCCTTACGGTACTTAGCACCCTTCTTGTTCTGGCTCTTGCTTGTCAGACGGGCAAGAGTCTCCTTTACCTGACGTGCTACAGCCTCATCATCCACCTCCAAAGGCTTCTGATTACGGTTGCGGTTCTTCTTTCCGCTATTCTTGTTACCGGCATTGCCGCCGCTCTTCTTGCCGCCCTGGTTCTGCTGCTGGTTAGCTGCAGCATTGATGTCAACGCGCTCCTTATTAATACGTACACGCTTCTTCTTGCCCTGACCACTACCTTGACCAGCCTTTTCCTCACGCTCCTTGCGGCGTTCCTCCTTACTCTTCTTCTTCGGGCGGGTGCTCTGGTTCAGTGTACTGAGGTCAATCTTGCCCAAGACATTAACCTTTGGTGTATTCAAGATTTTCTTCTCGTTCTTGGTCATGAAGAGACCGCTCTCCTTCTTCTCCTCCACAACAGCAGAATCTGCCGGTTCAGTTGATGCAGCAGAATTGGAACCAGCCTTTGCTTCAGTTTTCACTTCGGTCGCAGCAGCAGGTGCCTCTTTCTTTGCAGGCTCTGCCTTTGCCTCCACTGGCTTCTCAACCTTCGGAGTCTCAACGGTCTTCTCCGGCTTTGGAGCAACAGGCTTAGCCTCTTCCTTTGTTACGACGGGCTTCTTACCTACATCATGTTTCTCAACCTTTTTCTTCTCCCCTGCAGGTTCTACGGCAGCCACAGCAGGAGCAGGTTTATCCTCAGCAGGAGCAACAGCTTTCTTAGCGGCCGGCTTGTTCAGCTGGTCGAGATCTATCTTTCCGACTGGTTTATACTGCTGACGTTCAGCCTTCAAGATTGTTTCACCTTTATGATCTGCCGAGCTTTTCTTCTCTTTAGACTTCTTCTGGAAAAGTTTGGCTGCGTCCTTCTTCACCTCCTTGTCATTATTGAAGGCACCTAC of Prevotella fusca JCM 17724 contains these proteins:
- the sufB gene encoding Fe-S cluster assembly protein SufB — translated: MSENKNNEFVKKVAEQKYEFGFTTDVHTEVIPKGLNEDVVRLISQKKGEPEWLLDFRLKAFRYWETLPIPTWGHLHLPELHLQEISYYADPLAKKPKNKEMDPELAKTFDKLGIPLEERLALSGTAVDAIMDSVSVKTTFKKQLAEKGIIFCSIGEAVKEHPDLVRKYLGSVVPYRDNYSAALNSAVFSDGSFVYIPKGVRCPMELSSYFRINAINTGQFERTLIVADDDSYVSYLEGCTAPMRDENQLHAAVVEIVVMDNAEVKYSTVQNWYPGDENGKGGVLNLVTKRGELRGVNSKLSWTQVETGSAITWKYPSCILKGDNSQAEFYSVAVTNNYQEADTGTKMIHIGKNTKSTIISKGISAGHSQNSYRGLVRATANAENARNYSSCDSLLLGSDCGAHTFPYMDIHNDTAIVEHEATTSKISEDQLFYCNQRGIPTEDAVGLIVNGYAKDVLNKLPMEFAVEAQKLLSVTLEGTVG
- the infB gene encoding translation initiation factor IF-2; the protein is MSIRLNKAIRELNIGLQTAVEFLEKKPELGEVKNELNFKLSEDQYKALVGAFNNDKEVKKDAAKLFQKKSKEKKSSADHKGETILKAERQQYKPVGKIDLDQLNKPAAKKAVAPAEDKPAPAVAAVEPAGEKKKVEKHDVGKKPVVTKEEAKPVAPKPEKTVETPKVEKPVEAKAEPAKKEAPAAATEVKTEAKAGSNSAASTEPADSAVVEEKKESGLFMTKNEKKILNTPKVNVLGKIDLSTLNQSTRPKKKSKEERRKEREEKAGQGSGQGKKKRVRINKERVDINAAANQQQNQGGKKSGGNAGNKNSGKKNRNRNQKPLEVDDEAVARQVKETLARLTSKSQNKKGAKYRKEKRDAVQERLNAEAKAERKESKVLKLTEFVTVSELATMMNVPVTNVISTLMSVGIMVSINQRLDAETINLVADEFDFKTEYVSAEVQEAVSEEEDDENDLVSRAPIVTVMGHVDHGKTSLLDHIRNTNVIAGEAGGITQHIGAYGVTLENGRKVTLLDTPGHEAFTAMRARGAQVTDIVIIIIAADDSVMPTTKEAIAHAQAAGVPMVFAINKIDKPGANPDKIREDLSQMNLLVEEWGGKYQCQEISAKKGVGVNELLDKVLLEAEMLDLKANPNRKATGTVIESSLDKGRGYVSTVLVSNGTLKIGDNVIAGTSWGRIKAMFNERNQRIESAGPSEPAIILGLNGAPTAGDTFHVMETEQEAREIANKREQLQREQGLRTQTRLTLSDISHRIARGEFHEMNIIVKGDTDGSIEALSDSFIKLSTEKVNVNVISKAVGQISENDVMLASASDAVIVGFQVRPSADARRLADHEGVEINTYSVIYDALDDVKSTMVGMLDKVKKEIVTGQFEVKQVFKISKVGTVAGGMVTEGKVHNKDKGRVVRDGIVVHTAPIDALKRYKDDVKEVATGLECGISLVNYNDLQVGDIIETFTEIEVEQKL